A region of the Elusimicrobiota bacterium genome:
GCCGCGGGATGAGCCTGCGCTCGACCGCGTAGGCCACCAGCCGCGGCAGTTGGGGGAACATGGTGGGCTCGCCGCCGGTCAGGATCACGCCCGAGGCGCCGTCCTTGGCGAAGGAATCGATCCAGGTCGCGGCCTCCTTCCAGGAGATGACCCGGCCGTTGGCCGGGTTGGAGCAGAAGAGGCACTTCTGGTTGCAGACCCGGGAGACCTGGAGGTAGGCGAGCTCAGCCATGCTTCCTCTTGACGGGCCGCAGCCCTGAGAACCCCTTCTCGCGGACCTCGCGCACGCTCATCCCGTCGCAGCGCGCGGCCCGGGCGCAGCGCGCGCAGGCCGAGCCCTTGGCGAAGAACCGCGCCCGGACGAAGAACTCGGCGAATCCGACGATGTCGGGCTTGCTCCCCAGCCGGAAGACCTCGCCGGTCCCCTTCTGCCCCAGGCACAGCGGCCCGACCTTGGCCGGCAGGCGCCCGGCCCGGCGCAGCCGCGCGATGTCCGGACAGAAATCGCGCATGAAGCACTGCGGGCAGGACGCCCCCAAGCAGCTGGGCGCCTTGCCGCCGCCGAGGTAGCGCCCCAGCAGGCGGCGGCGGCCGCGCACCTCGTCGAGGATCTTCTCCGGGGACTGGATGAGGGCCTCGAAGCCCTCCAGGTAGTCCGCGCGCAGCCGGTTGGTGAAGATGTGCAGGTCCGGCCGCCGCGCCAGCCTCAGCGCCCGGTGCAGGCGCGCCAGGTCCCGGGGGTCGGAGAAGTCGCAGAAGAGGTCCTCGCGGTTGCGCCAGGCGTCTCCGAACGGGACCAAGGCCAGGAGGTCGAACTCGCGCACGCCCACCTTGATGTAGAACTCGAGGAGCCGGCGCAGGACCGGCAGGTTGAGGCGGTTGATGACCACGTCCACGCTCACGATGAGCCCGGGCACGGCCAGGGCCGCGCGCAGGCCGGCCAAGGCCTGGACGAAGGAGCCCGGGACCCGGGTGAGCCGGTCGTGCAGGGCCGCGGTGTGGCCGTGCAGAGAGAAGGTCACTTCATCGAGCCCGGCCGCGACCGCCGCCTGGAGGAAATCCGGATAGCAGAAGCGGCGCCCGTTGGTGATGGTCTGGATGTGGGTATAGCCGAGCTCCTTGGCCAGGCCCACCGTCTTCAGGTAGCCGGGGTGGAGGGTGGGCTCGCCGCCGCTCAGGACCACGCGCCGCAGTCCCTGGCGCCGGCCGCGGGCCAGCTCCCGGCGCAGGGTGTCCCAGGGCACGGTGTCGCCGTCCTGGGCCCCGCGGTCGTGGCAGAAGAGGCAGCGCTGGTTGCAGCACCGGGTGAGCCTCACCCAATGCCGCTTCTCGGCCACGCCCTGCCCTGTGTCAGCCACCGTGATCGCGCCTACCAGGCCCCGTAGAAACGCCGGTCATCCATGGGAGTGGGGACCGGGCAGTCCTCCTTGCGCACGGCCAGGATCTTGGCCGCCAGGGACTTGATGCTCTTGGCGAAGGGCGACTTGGGCGCGCGTTCGACCACGGTCTTGTGCCGGGCGAACTCGGCTTCGCGCACGGCCAGGTCGCGCGGCACGTACTCCAGGATGCGGGTCCCGATGATCCGGGCGAAGTGCTCGAGCCGCTTGCGGTCGACCTTGCCGTCCTTGAGATTGGCCACCAGGCCCGCGAGGTAGACGCCGTTGGAGGCGTAGGTGCGCACGGACTTGGCGATGTTGTTGGCGGCGTAGAGGGCCATGAACTCCTCGGAGACCACGATGACGATCTTCTCCGCGAAGCCCTTGCGCAGGGGCGCGGCGAAGCCGCCGCAGACCACGTCGCCGAGCACGTCGAAGACCGCGATGTCATAGCCTCCCCCCCCGAGGACCCCGAGGTCCTGGAAGGCCTCCAGCATCAGCGAGATCCCCCGGCCCGCGCAGCCGACCCCGGGCTCCGGGCCGCCGGCCTCGGCGCAGTCGATGCCCAGCCGGCCCTTGACCAGGAGGTCGGCGGCCTTGAGCTCGCCGCGGTCGCGGTTGCCGAAGGTCCGGGCGTGCTTCTCCATGAAGGTCTCGATGAGGCTGCCGTCGACGAGTCCGACCGTGGAGTCGTGCTTGGGGTCGCAGCCGATGTGGAGGACCTTGCGCTTCTGCAGGGCGTAGACGGTGCTCAAGTTCGCCGCGATGGTGGACTTGCCGATGCCGCCCTTGCCGAAGATGACGATGTTCTGCGTCTTGGCCCTGCGTTTATTCTCGATATTATAATGATACCAATCTGCGGACAGGCGCGGACAGGGCCGCGCGGGGAGGCTCTTTACCGGGATGGCGCAAATTGCCACAATACGGCCCATGAGAACAAAACTCCTGCTCGCCGTCTTTTTGGCCCTCCCGGCCGCCGCCCGCGCCGCCACCTTGCAGGAGCAAGCCGCGCAGTTCGTCGCGGACTATTCCCATCTTTACCAAGGCGTCTACACCGCGGCCCAGGAAGCCTCCTGGAAAGCCTCCACGGACGTCACCCCCGAGCACGAGGGCCTGCGCACCGGCGCCAACCAGGCCTTGGCGTCGTTGACCGGCAGCCCCTACATCATCGCCCAGGCCCGGGAATTCCTCAAGCGCAAAGCCGAGCTCGCCCCGCAGACCGTGCGCGAGCTCCAGCGCATCTGGTGGATGGCGGCCGAGGACCCCGGCGACATCCCCGAGACCGTGGCCAAGCGCGTGGAGGCGGAGAGCAAGCGGTCCAGCGCCATGGACTCCTTCTCGTTCTGCGTCGAACGCTCCAGCGACGGCAAGGCCTGCGCCAAGCCCACCACGCCCAACGAGATCGACAACATCCTGGCCTCGACCGCCACGGACGCGGCCACTCACCTCAAGTACTGGCTCGCCTCCAAGGAGATCGGCCCCGCCCTCAAGCCCGGCCTGGTCAACCTGCGCGGCTTGCGCAACGAGGTGGCCCGCCACTTCGACTACCCCTCCTATTTCGACCTCCAGGTGGCCTGGTACGACATGACCACGCCGGAGATGATGGCCATGCTCGAAAGCGTGCTCAAGGACATCCAGCCCCTCTACGAGCAGGTCCACTGCTACGCCAAGTACGAGCTGGCCAAGCGCTACCATGAGCCCGCGCCCAAAGGCCCCATCCCCGCCCAATGGCTGGGCAACCGCTGGGCCCAGGGCTGGCCCGGTCTCGTGGAGGGCGTGGACCTCGACCCCTACTTCAAGGGCCGCACGCCCGAGTGGATCGTCAAGCAGGGCGAAGCCTTCTACACCTCGATGGGCCTGGCCCCCCTGCCCGACAACTTCTGGCAGAACTCCGACCTCTACCCCGTGGCCCAGAGCCTGCGCAAGAAGAACACCCACGCCTCGGCCTGGCACATCGACCTCGACCACAACGTGCGCTCCTTGCAGTCCGTCGAGCCCAACGCGGAGTGGTGGGCCACCGTGCACCACGAGCTCGGCCACATCTTCTACTTCCTGGCCTATGCGCGGCCCGAGGTGCCCATCCTCCTGCGCGACGGGGCCATGCGCGCCTTCCACGAGGGCTTCGGCGACATGGCCGCCATCGCGGCCAACCAGGCGCCTTACCTGCGCCAGGTCGGGGTCCTGCCCAAGGACGCCAAGATCGACGAGAACCGCTGGCTGCTCGCCGAGGCCATGGATTCCATAGTCTTTCTGCCTTTCTCCGCCGGCACCATGACGCATTGGGAGCGGGACCTCTACGCGGGGGACATGCCTCCCGAACAGTGGAACGCGCGCTGGTGGCAGTACGCCCGCCAGTACCAGGGCATCGCGCCCCCCGAAACCCGCGGCGAGGAGCTCTGCGACGCCTGCACCAAGACCCACATCAACGACAACCCCGCCTACTACAACACCTACGCCATCGGCACCGTGTTCAAATACCAGCTGCACGACCACATCTGCCGCAATATCCTGCACCAGGACCCCCGCCGCTGCGACTACTACGGCAGCAAGGAAGTCGGCGACTTTCTAAAGGACCTGCTCTCCAAAGGAGCGACGGAGGATTGGCGCGCGCTCATGCGCGAGAAGACCGGCGCGGACCTCTCCAGCAAGGCCATGATGGACTACTTCAGCCCGCTGATGGACTATCTCAAGAAGGAGAACAAAGGCCGCGCCTGCGGCTGGAAGTAGATGGAGCTCTCGGCCCGGTTCTTCATCCAGCTGGCCGTCATCCTGGCGGCCTGCCGGACTTTGGCCTGGCTGGGGCGGCGGGCCCTGCAGCCGGCGGTGGTCTGCGAGATCGTGGCGGGCATCCTGCTGGGGCCGTCCCTCTTGGGCCTGCTCTGGCCCGCGGCCTACGCCTGGCTCTTCCCCAAGGCCGGGCTGGCGGCCCTGTCCGCGGCGAGCCAGGTGGGCCTGGCGCTCTACATGTTCGTAGTCGGCCTGGAGTTCCGCACCGACCTCCTGGCCGCGGGCTGGCGCAGCTCCGCGGCCGTGTCGCTCGCCGGCATCGCCGCGCCCTTGGCCCTGGGCGCCTGGCTGGGCGCCAGCCTCACGCCGGCCGCCGCTTACTTCGGAGCCGGGATCTCCCGGCCGCAGGCCATGCTCTTCACCGGGGCGGCCCTGTGCATCACCGCCTTCCCGGTGCTGGCGCGCATCATCACGGAGCGGGGCTTGACCGGCACGCGCCTGGGCACCATGGTCCTGGGCGCGGGCGCCTTCAACGACGCGGCGGCCTGGGCGCTCTTGGCCGTGCTCCTGGCCGGCCTGGACTCGGCCCCCAGCCTGGCGGCCCTGGCCGTGGGCGGCGGGCTCGCCTATGTCGCGCTGGTCTTCTGGGCCGTGCGGCCGGCGGCGCGCTGGTTCGTCGCGCGCCATCCCAGGGCGGCGCTGGGGCCGGGGGCCCTGCCCGTGGCCTGCGTCGCGCTGGCGCTGGCGGCCTGGTACGCGGACTTCATCGGCCTGCACGCCGTCTTCGGCGCCTTCCTGCTCGGCGCGGCCATGCCGCGGGGCACGTTCGCCGACGCCCTGCGCGCCAAGATCGAGCCGGTGACCACGGCTTTGCTCGTGCCGCTGTTCTTCGCCTTCTCCGGCATCAACACGCGGCTGGGCCTGCTCGCCGCGCACGGGATGTGGGCCACGGCCGCGGCCGTCTTCCTGGTCGCCACCGCGGGCAAGGGGGCGGCCTGCGCGCTGGCGGCCCGGGCCGGAGGCTGGCCCGCGGCCGAATCCGCCGCCGTGGGCGCGCTCATGAACGCGCGCGGGCTCATGGAGCTCATCCTGCTCAACATCGGCCTGCAGCGCGGCCTCATCACCCCGACCTTCTTCACCGTGCTGGTCCTGATGGCCGTGGCCACGACCATGGCCGCCTCGCCCGCCTTCGAGCTGCTGCGGCCGCTGCTGAAGGACGCGACGACGCTCCCCGCCCCGGCTCCCGCGCCTACAGCAAGGCCAGGAGCTCCCCGGGCCGGCGGATGAGGACCCGCGCGCCGAAGCGCTCGAGCTCCTCGGCGTCGCGGAAGCCCCACAGCGCTCCCACCGGGAACATGCCCGCCGCCACGGCCGCCTTCATGTCCACGCAGGTGTCCCCCAAATAGAGTACCGCGCCGGGTCGGACTCCCATGGCCCGAGCTGCGGCCAAAGGCCCGGCCGGGGCCGGCTTTAAAGGGACCTTGGGCCGCGCGCCGCGCACCACGGCGAAGCGCCAGCGCGGCAGGAGCTCGGCCACGCACTCCTCGGTGAACCGTTGGGGCTTGTTGGAGACCACGGCCATGGGCAGGCCCCGCCGGGCCACTCCTGCGAGCATCCGGGCCACGCCCGGATAAGGCCTCGTCTCGTCCATGCTGTGCTGTTCGTAGAGCTCCTCGAAGCGCCGGGCCCGGGCCCGCAGGCCGGGGCCGCGCAGGGCGCGGGACGGGAAAGCCCGCACCAAAAGCTCGGTCAGGCCGTCACCCACGAAATGCTTGTAGGCCTCCTTCGGATGCGGCGGCAGGCCCAGTTCGGCCCGGACCAGGTTCACGCAGCTCGCGATGTCCGCGAGCGTGTCGAGCAAGGTCCCGTCGAGGTCGAAGAGTACGGCCTTGAAGCCGGGCATGGCATCAGCCCCGGGCCAGGTTGAGAACGCCGCCGGCCAGCAGGATGTCGCGCTCCCGCGGCGCGACTTCGAGACGGGCCTTGATGCGCAGTCCTCCCGCCTGGACCTCGACCTGCGTCTCCCCCTTCTGCAGGGCCGCGCGTATGCCGGGGATGCTCAGGGTCTGTCCCTGGGAGAGGCGGTCGTAGTCCGCCGCGTCGGCGAAGACCAGCGGTACGATGCCGAAGTTGATGAGGTTGGCGCGATGGATGCGCGCGAAGCTCTTGGCCAGCTTGGCCTTGATGCCCAGGTAGCGCGGCGCCAACGCCGCGTGCTCGCGCGAGGAGCCCTGGCCGTAGTTCTCGCCGCCCACGATGAAGCCCCCGCCCGAGGCCTGGGCGCGCTTGGCGAAGCCCTCCTCGATGATGGCGAAGACGAAATCGCTGATGGCCGGGATGTTGCTGCGCAAGGGCAGGACCTTGGCGCCCGCGGGCATGATGATGTCCGTGCTGATGTTGTCGCCGACCTTCAGCAGCACCTCCCCCTCCAATGACTCCGGCAGGGGCGGCGTCTCGGGCAGAGGCTTGATGTTCGGCCCGCGCACGATCGCCACGGAATCCGGGTCTTGGGCCGGCCGGATGAACCAGTCGCTCTTGAAGGTATAGAGCTTAGGATAGTCGATCTTCGGGTAGGTCCCGTGCCCGCGCGGATCCGTGATGCGGCCGGTCAGGGCCGAGGCGGCCGCGGTCTCGGGAGAGCAGAGGTAGACCTGGTCGTCCTTGGTGCCGCTGCGGCCCTTGAAGTTGCGCGGGAAGGTGCGCAGGGAGTTGACCCCGGTGCCTGGCGCCTGGCCCATGCCGATGCAGCCCAGGCAGCCCGCCTCGCAGATGCGCGCGCCCGCCTCGAGCAGGGCCTTCAAGCCGCCCATGGCCAGGACGTTCTCCAAGGTCTGGCGGCTGCCCGGGTTGATCTGGAGCTCGACCGAGGGGTGCCGGAACTTGCCCTCCAGCATCTTGGCCGCGACCATGAAATCCCGGTAGCTGCCGTTGGTGGAGGAGCCGATCAAGACCTGCTGGACCGGGACGGCGGAGAGTTCCCGGGCGGGCTTGACGTTGTCGGGGTTGCTGGGGCAGGCGACCAAAGGCTCGACGCTCCCCAGGTCCAGCTCCGTGGCCTCGTCCCAGCGCGGGTCCGGGCCGGTCTTGAGCTCCCGGAAATCACTCTCCCGGCCGTTGCGCGCCAGGTACTGCCGCGTCACCTCGTCGCAGGGAAAGATGCCGGCGGTGCAGCCCATGTCCACGGCCATGTTGGCCACAGCGGCGCGGTCCGCCATGTCGAGAGCGGCCACCCCGGGGCCGAAGAACTCGAGGATCTTGCCGATGCCCGCCTTGCAGGTGTGGCGCCGCAGAAGCTCCAGGATGAGGTCCTTGCCGGAGACGAAGGGCGCCAGCTTGCCGGTGAGGCGCACGCCCCAGACCTTTGGGGTCATGAGGTGGTAAGGCCGGCCCGCCATGGCCAGGGCCACCTCGACTCCGCCCGCGCCCATGGCGAGCATGCCCAGGCAGCCCCCGGTGGTGGTGTGGCTGTCCGAGCCCAGCAAGGTCCGGCCCGGGACGCCGAAGCGCTGGCGATGCACGTGGTGGGACACCCCGTTGCCGGCCGGGGAGAGTATGACGCCGAACTTGGCGGCGCAGGACTGCAGGAAGCGGTGGTCGTCGGCGTTGCGCGAGTCGGTCTGGATGATGTTGTGGTCGATGTAGCTGACCGCCAGGTCGACCTTGACCTTGGGCAGCCCCAGGGCCTCGAACTCGAGATAGACCATCGTTCCGGTGGCGTCCTGGGTGAGGGTCTGGTCGATGCGCAGGCCGATCTCGCGGCCCGGCCCGGGCGTGCCCTCTATGAGGTGCTCCGCGATGATGCGGCCGGCGATGGTATCTTTCATGTTCCGGGTCTCCTACCCGGAATTCTAGCGGATTTTTGGAGGAGAAGGGCTAGCGGGAGGCGAAGGACCCCGGCACCCAGTCTACGATGACGCGCCGGGCCGAGAAGACCGCGCGGCCCGAGGTCGGGCGCGGAGGCAAAGACTGCTTGACGGGATTGAGGAGAGAGGGGACTTGCGCCCCACGGCTGAGCGCCGCGGCTTGGAGCCAGCCGCCCGCGGCCATAGGCAGGGCCGGCGAGGCCACGGCGTCGCGCATCCCGCTATCGGACACGGCGGCGATATCCGACGCTGCCGAAAGCGTGGGCATCCGGTCCATGTGCGTGACCACCCAACCGGCCACGAGGACGACCCCGGCGGCGCCTATGAACAGCTTGGTCGGTAAAGGGGAATCCCAGTTCATACCGACATTATAGGGGACACCCCCCGTTCGAGAAAGGGTCGAAGGTCCTACCCTCCTAGGCCCCTGCCCGCACCGCCGCCTTGACCCTGGGGGGTGATTTTGAGGATACTCTGGACAGCGACGTCTTCCCGGGGGAAGCCATGAGCACGAAGAAGCTGCCGGTCATCAATCCAGCGACCGAAGAGGTCGTAGGCGAGATCCCCAATCAAGGGGCCCCGGAGGTCTGCGCCGCGGTGGCCCGGGCGCGCGCGGCCTTCCCGCAGTGGCGCCGGACCCCGGCGCATGAGCGGGCCGAGCTCATGCAGCGCGTCGCCCGAGGCTTGCGGGACAGGACGGAGCGCTTGGCCGTGCTCCTCACCAAGGAAGGCGGCAAGCCCCTGCGCGAGAATCGCGACGAGGTGGGCTGGTGCGCCTCGGCTTTCGACTACTACGCCGGGCTCTGCCGCGCCGAGCGCGGCCGGGTCATCCCCTCCATCGAGGCCAGCCAGCTGGCCTTCGTGCTCCACGAGCCCTACGGCGTGGTGGGCGCCATCGTGCCCTGGAACTATCCTCTGCTGCTGGCGGCTTGGAAGCTCGCCCCGGCTCTGGCCGCGGGCAACACCGTGGTCCTCAAGCCGCCGAAGCAGACGCCTCTGTCCACCGTGGCCTGCCGGGAGATCTACTCCTGCCTCCCCGCGGGCGTCGTGGAGATCGTGACCGGCGCAGGCGTGCCCACGGGAGAGGCCTTGGTGCGGGATCCCGGCACGGACCTCATCGCCTTCACCGGCTCTTTGGAGATGGGCAAGCAGGTGGCCGCGGCCTGCGCGGGGATGGCCAAAAAGACGCATCTGGAGCTGGGCGGCAAGGACGCGTTCGTGGTCTGCGAGGACTCGGACCTGGAGGTGGCGGTCAAGGCCGTGGCCTGGGCCGCGTTCCTCAACACGGGCCAGGTCTGCACTGCGACCGAGCGGGTCTACGTGCACCAGTCCATCTACCGGGAGTTCCTGGAGCGGCTCAAGGCCTTCACGCAGAGCCTGAAGGTCGGCGACGGCATGGACCCGCGGACCGACGTTGGGCCGCTCATCGACGCGGCGGGCCGCGAGAAGGTCGAGGCGCAGGTGGCCGAGGCCCTCCGGCTCGGAGCCAGGCTGGTCTGCGGCGGCCGGCGGCCGGCCAAGCTCAAGAAGGGCTTTTTCTACGAGCCGACGGTGCTCTCCGGCGTGGACCACGGGATGGCCGTGATGCGCGAGGAGACCTTCGGCCCGGTCTGCCCGGTCATGCCTTACCAGGACTTCGACGAAGCCGTGCGCCTGGTCAACGACTCGCCCTACGGCCTGGGCGCCAACCTCTACACCCTGGACGCCCGCAGGGTCAAGCAGTTCTTCGAGGGCGTGCAGGCGGGGAGCATCTGGATCAACGACCCGCTGACCGACAACGACGCGGGCCCCTTCGGCGGCTTCAAGGCCAGCGGGGCCTCGCGCGAGCTGGGCGAGGAGGGTCTGCGGGAGTTCCAGCAGGCCAAGCACGTGCACTGGGATTTCGAGCAGAAGGCCAAGCCGTGGTGGTATCCCTACGGGGCCAAGGGAAAGAGGATCGAACCATGAAAAAGAGATTAACCCAGATCCTTGGGGTCGTGCTGACCAGCCGGCCCTCCATCGTGCTCTTCAACCTCATCATCGTGGTCATCTCCACCCTGACCATCTATCACGCCGCCCGCCTGCTGGCCACTCCGGCCAACGACTACAACGAGATCGAGCTGATGCTCGACGGGATAGGCACCATCCTCATCGCCTACGGGGTGGCTATCGAGGAAAGGGCCTCCTTGCTCAAGTTCTTCAAGCTCTGCCCGCTCCATGAGCATGTCGAGGAACGGTTCGAGAACCAGACCTGCCACTTCTACGGCTTGCTGCTCCTGATCCTCGGCCTGCTCATGGAGACCACCGTGCAGGCGGTCAAGCTGCCCAACCGCATACTCAACACCGAGGGCCTGGAGGGCGTCATCTTCGGGATCGGCGTGTTCTTCTGCTCGATCGCGGTCGCGCTCCTCTGCCGGGCCTCCCAGCTGCTCGTGACCGGCGCCGCCGGAGAGGACGCGCCGGGAGGCTGAAAGGAGCGGACCCTAGAAGAGCAGGTCGATCTCGCCGTAGAAGTTGTAGGCGGGCTTGGCCCCGACGGCGTAGTTGGGGTTGAACACGAACTTCAGCGGGACGATGAGTTGGAGGGGCACCCAGAGCCACCTGGGCAAAGTGTAATTGTCGAGGCCGATGAGCGGACCCAACTGCAGGCCCACGGCCGGGCTCAGCAAGAGGTGCTGCTGGCCGCTGCGGCTTTGCAGGCCGGTCTCCAGGTAGGAGTAGACTCCGAAATACCTCTTGCGCGAAACCCAGACGTCGCAGTTGTAGGTGCCGCCGACCTTGTACTGCGAGAC
Encoded here:
- a CDS encoding radical SAM protein, translating into MADTGQGVAEKRHWVRLTRCCNQRCLFCHDRGAQDGDTVPWDTLRRELARGRRQGLRRVVLSGGEPTLHPGYLKTVGLAKELGYTHIQTITNGRRFCYPDFLQAAVAAGLDEVTFSLHGHTAALHDRLTRVPGSFVQALAGLRAALAVPGLIVSVDVVINRLNLPVLRRLLEFYIKVGVREFDLLALVPFGDAWRNREDLFCDFSDPRDLARLHRALRLARRPDLHIFTNRLRADYLEGFEALIQSPEKILDEVRGRRRLLGRYLGGGKAPSCLGASCPQCFMRDFCPDIARLRRAGRLPAKVGPLCLGQKGTGEVFRLGSKPDIVGFAEFFVRARFFAKGSACARCARAARCDGMSVREVREKGFSGLRPVKRKHG
- a CDS encoding AAA family ATPase, which codes for MAICAIPVKSLPARPCPRLSADWYHYNIENKRRAKTQNIVIFGKGGIGKSTIAANLSTVYALQKRKVLHIGCDPKHDSTVGLVDGSLIETFMEKHARTFGNRDRGELKAADLLVKGRLGIDCAEAGGPEPGVGCAGRGISLMLEAFQDLGVLGGGGYDIAVFDVLGDVVCGGFAAPLRKGFAEKIVIVVSEEFMALYAANNIAKSVRTYASNGVYLAGLVANLKDGKVDRKRLEHFARIIGTRILEYVPRDLAVREAEFARHKTVVERAPKSPFAKSIKSLAAKILAVRKEDCPVPTPMDDRRFYGAW
- a CDS encoding M2 family metallopeptidase, translated to MRTKLLLAVFLALPAAARAATLQEQAAQFVADYSHLYQGVYTAAQEASWKASTDVTPEHEGLRTGANQALASLTGSPYIIAQAREFLKRKAELAPQTVRELQRIWWMAAEDPGDIPETVAKRVEAESKRSSAMDSFSFCVERSSDGKACAKPTTPNEIDNILASTATDAATHLKYWLASKEIGPALKPGLVNLRGLRNEVARHFDYPSYFDLQVAWYDMTTPEMMAMLESVLKDIQPLYEQVHCYAKYELAKRYHEPAPKGPIPAQWLGNRWAQGWPGLVEGVDLDPYFKGRTPEWIVKQGEAFYTSMGLAPLPDNFWQNSDLYPVAQSLRKKNTHASAWHIDLDHNVRSLQSVEPNAEWWATVHHELGHIFYFLAYARPEVPILLRDGAMRAFHEGFGDMAAIAANQAPYLRQVGVLPKDAKIDENRWLLAEAMDSIVFLPFSAGTMTHWERDLYAGDMPPEQWNARWWQYARQYQGIAPPETRGEELCDACTKTHINDNPAYYNTYAIGTVFKYQLHDHICRNILHQDPRRCDYYGSKEVGDFLKDLLSKGATEDWRALMREKTGADLSSKAMMDYFSPLMDYLKKENKGRACGWK
- a CDS encoding cation:proton antiporter, coding for MELSARFFIQLAVILAACRTLAWLGRRALQPAVVCEIVAGILLGPSLLGLLWPAAYAWLFPKAGLAALSAASQVGLALYMFVVGLEFRTDLLAAGWRSSAAVSLAGIAAPLALGAWLGASLTPAAAYFGAGISRPQAMLFTGAALCITAFPVLARIITERGLTGTRLGTMVLGAGAFNDAAAWALLAVLLAGLDSAPSLAALAVGGGLAYVALVFWAVRPAARWFVARHPRAALGPGALPVACVALALAAWYADFIGLHAVFGAFLLGAAMPRGTFADALRAKIEPVTTALLVPLFFAFSGINTRLGLLAAHGMWATAAAVFLVATAGKGAACALAARAGGWPAAESAAVGALMNARGLMELILLNIGLQRGLITPTFFTVLVLMAVATTMAASPAFELLRPLLKDATTLPAPAPAPTARPGAPRAGG
- a CDS encoding HAD hydrolase-like protein translates to MPGFKAVLFDLDGTLLDTLADIASCVNLVRAELGLPPHPKEAYKHFVGDGLTELLVRAFPSRALRGPGLRARARRFEELYEQHSMDETRPYPGVARMLAGVARRGLPMAVVSNKPQRFTEECVAELLPRWRFAVVRGARPKVPLKPAPAGPLAAARAMGVRPGAVLYLGDTCVDMKAAVAAGMFPVGALWGFRDAEELERFGARVLIRRPGELLALL
- a CDS encoding aconitate hydratase, whose protein sequence is MKDTIAGRIIAEHLIEGTPGPGREIGLRIDQTLTQDATGTMVYLEFEALGLPKVKVDLAVSYIDHNIIQTDSRNADDHRFLQSCAAKFGVILSPAGNGVSHHVHRQRFGVPGRTLLGSDSHTTTGGCLGMLAMGAGGVEVALAMAGRPYHLMTPKVWGVRLTGKLAPFVSGKDLILELLRRHTCKAGIGKILEFFGPGVAALDMADRAAVANMAVDMGCTAGIFPCDEVTRQYLARNGRESDFRELKTGPDPRWDEATELDLGSVEPLVACPSNPDNVKPARELSAVPVQQVLIGSSTNGSYRDFMVAAKMLEGKFRHPSVELQINPGSRQTLENVLAMGGLKALLEAGARICEAGCLGCIGMGQAPGTGVNSLRTFPRNFKGRSGTKDDQVYLCSPETAAASALTGRITDPRGHGTYPKIDYPKLYTFKSDWFIRPAQDPDSVAIVRGPNIKPLPETPPLPESLEGEVLLKVGDNISTDIIMPAGAKVLPLRSNIPAISDFVFAIIEEGFAKRAQASGGGFIVGGENYGQGSSREHAALAPRYLGIKAKLAKSFARIHRANLINFGIVPLVFADAADYDRLSQGQTLSIPGIRAALQKGETQVEVQAGGLRIKARLEVAPRERDILLAGGVLNLARG
- a CDS encoding aldehyde dehydrogenase family protein, giving the protein MSTKKLPVINPATEEVVGEIPNQGAPEVCAAVARARAAFPQWRRTPAHERAELMQRVARGLRDRTERLAVLLTKEGGKPLRENRDEVGWCASAFDYYAGLCRAERGRVIPSIEASQLAFVLHEPYGVVGAIVPWNYPLLLAAWKLAPALAAGNTVVLKPPKQTPLSTVACREIYSCLPAGVVEIVTGAGVPTGEALVRDPGTDLIAFTGSLEMGKQVAAACAGMAKKTHLELGGKDAFVVCEDSDLEVAVKAVAWAAFLNTGQVCTATERVYVHQSIYREFLERLKAFTQSLKVGDGMDPRTDVGPLIDAAGREKVEAQVAEALRLGARLVCGGRRPAKLKKGFFYEPTVLSGVDHGMAVMREETFGPVCPVMPYQDFDEAVRLVNDSPYGLGANLYTLDARRVKQFFEGVQAGSIWINDPLTDNDAGPFGGFKASGASRELGEEGLREFQQAKHVHWDFEQKAKPWWYPYGAKGKRIEP